In the Ilumatobacteraceae bacterium genome, one interval contains:
- a CDS encoding ATP-binding cassette domain-containing protein, with the protein MSANGDALLRVDDLVMEFPLGGDRVVHAVSGISFEVLKGETLGLVGESGCGKSTTGKAILQLPRPTSGSITLKGTDLTQLDTDAMRQKRTDIQMIFQDPISSLNPRRIIGEVVAEPLKVWGPKDTDEQWAKVSEMLDAVGIDPDVARYKRPHEFSGGQCQRISIARALVMEPELIICDEPVSALDVSVQAQILNLLEDLKAKYGLTLVFIAHDLAVVKNISDRVAVMYLGKMCELSESDELYANPAHPYTRLLMESHPEPNPDAEVDESMVQLGELPSPIAPPSGCRFRTRCPHADERCARDEPQMRRVNDDHYVACHHPLVPAEEMEVSIA; encoded by the coding sequence ATGTCGGCCAACGGCGATGCGCTGCTGCGTGTCGACGACCTGGTCATGGAGTTCCCGCTCGGCGGCGACCGGGTGGTCCACGCCGTGTCGGGCATCAGCTTCGAAGTCCTCAAGGGTGAGACCCTCGGCCTCGTCGGCGAGTCGGGGTGCGGCAAGTCCACCACGGGCAAGGCGATCCTCCAGCTCCCCCGCCCCACCAGCGGGTCGATCACCCTCAAGGGCACCGACCTGACGCAGCTCGACACCGACGCGATGCGCCAGAAGCGCACCGACATCCAGATGATCTTCCAGGACCCGATCTCGTCGCTGAACCCGCGCCGCATCATCGGCGAGGTCGTCGCCGAACCGCTCAAGGTGTGGGGACCCAAGGACACCGACGAGCAGTGGGCGAAGGTGTCCGAGATGCTCGACGCCGTCGGCATCGACCCCGATGTCGCCCGCTACAAGCGGCCGCACGAGTTCTCCGGTGGCCAGTGTCAGCGCATCTCGATCGCACGCGCCCTGGTGATGGAGCCCGAGCTGATCATCTGCGACGAGCCGGTGTCGGCACTCGACGTGTCGGTCCAGGCCCAGATCCTCAACCTGCTCGAAGACCTCAAGGCCAAGTACGGGCTCACACTCGTGTTCATCGCACACGACCTCGCGGTCGTCAAGAACATCAGCGACCGGGTGGCCGTGATGTACCTCGGCAAGATGTGCGAGCTGTCCGAGTCCGACGAGCTGTACGCCAATCCGGCGCACCCGTACACCCGGCTCCTCATGGAATCGCACCCGGAACCGAATCCGGATGCCGAGGTCGACGAATCGATGGTGCAACTCGGCGAGCTGCCGTCGCCGATCGCGCCGCCGTCCGGGTGCCGCTTCCGGACCCGCTGTCCACATGCCGACGAGCGATGCGCACGCGACGAACCGCAGATGCGCCGGGTGAACGACGACCACTACGTCGCGTGCCACCACCCGCTCGTCCCGGCCGAGGAGATGGAGGTGTCGATCGCCTGA
- a CDS encoding trimethyllysine dioxygenase produces the protein MNGIDRLTPESDRLHIDWADGRVSEHSWIWLRDHSHDPTTIHPDTQQRQLVTAEIDPSLRPTGVTTTGGAVVIEWNDDDHPPSILPTEFLAAHRDPNVFDDTERVLWDGTSILDDWPVVEYDEVIADDAGVARWLELVARYGFGIATGTPTTAEATERLARRIGYVRETIFGGMWDFQADLSKADTAYTDQELRPHTDGTYSNDAPGLQLLHCLAFDGTGGESTMVDGFRVAAQLRVADPDAYEVLSTVDVPGRYLGDGVDLRAARSVFRHGADGVLEQVSFNNADRAPFTLPFDRMNRFYDALRAFERRANDVRLQWRRVNPPGDAMLFDNWRVLHGRLSYTGHRHLCGCYINREDYLSRRRVLATG, from the coding sequence GTGAACGGCATCGATCGCCTCACCCCGGAGTCCGACCGACTCCACATCGACTGGGCCGACGGCCGTGTCAGCGAGCACTCGTGGATCTGGCTCCGCGATCATTCGCACGACCCGACGACCATCCACCCCGACACGCAGCAGCGCCAACTGGTGACCGCCGAGATCGACCCGTCGCTCCGGCCGACCGGCGTCACGACGACCGGCGGCGCGGTCGTGATCGAGTGGAACGACGACGACCACCCGCCGTCGATCCTGCCCACCGAGTTCCTGGCGGCCCATCGCGACCCGAACGTGTTCGACGACACCGAACGTGTGCTGTGGGACGGCACGTCGATCCTCGACGACTGGCCCGTCGTCGAGTACGACGAGGTGATCGCCGACGACGCCGGTGTCGCCCGCTGGCTCGAACTCGTCGCCCGTTACGGCTTCGGCATCGCCACCGGCACCCCAACGACGGCCGAGGCGACGGAACGGCTCGCTCGCCGCATCGGGTACGTCCGCGAGACGATCTTCGGCGGCATGTGGGACTTCCAGGCCGATCTGTCCAAGGCCGACACCGCGTACACCGACCAGGAGCTGCGACCCCACACCGACGGCACGTACAGCAACGACGCACCGGGCCTCCAGCTCCTGCACTGCCTGGCGTTCGACGGGACCGGCGGGGAATCGACGATGGTCGACGGATTCCGGGTCGCGGCCCAGCTCCGGGTCGCCGACCCCGACGCGTACGAGGTGCTGTCGACCGTCGACGTGCCCGGCCGATACCTGGGGGACGGTGTCGATCTCCGGGCGGCCCGCTCGGTGTTCCGCCACGGCGCCGACGGCGTGCTCGAGCAGGTGTCGTTCAACAACGCCGACCGAGCACCGTTCACCCTGCCGTTCGACCGGATGAATCGTTTCTACGACGCGCTGCGAGCGTTCGAACGTCGGGCGAACGACGTACGGCTCCAGTGGCGCCGCGTCAACCCACCGGGCGACGCGATGCTCTTCGACAACTGGCGGGTCCTCCACGGGCGCCTCTCGTACACCGGCCACCGACACCTGTGCGGTTGCTACATCAACCGCGAGGACTACCTGAGTCGCCGCCGAGTCCTCGCGACCGGCTGA
- a CDS encoding M90 family metallopeptidase, with protein MRSGTRAALRDAAPAEFDRLSPAEQERFLVHGERLVARASWEGARDVDVTDVMIHVIAAHAALLTAGFGTDTHPYLNVKSVIVHGRTIVTRGDRPGPVRGVYTSGRQYLAGQSGHGRGPVLLDWQTVARQIDNPERGVNVVYHEFAHKLDQLDGAADGMPPLPSPADESAWVQTLGTNYRRLRRRGSDGLIRGYAATNPAEYFAVTSELFFTRPVELRERHPRVYRRLADFYGQEPADRR; from the coding sequence GTGAGGTCCGGGACGCGTGCGGCGTTGCGCGATGCGGCACCGGCCGAGTTCGACCGATTGTCACCGGCCGAACAGGAACGGTTCCTCGTGCACGGTGAGCGCCTGGTCGCCCGGGCTTCGTGGGAAGGCGCCCGCGACGTCGACGTCACCGACGTGATGATCCACGTGATCGCGGCGCACGCCGCGCTCCTGACCGCCGGCTTCGGCACCGACACCCACCCTTACCTCAACGTGAAATCGGTGATCGTCCACGGCCGAACGATCGTCACGCGGGGCGATCGTCCCGGTCCGGTGCGCGGCGTGTACACGTCCGGTCGGCAGTACCTCGCCGGCCAGTCGGGTCACGGCCGGGGGCCGGTGCTGCTCGACTGGCAGACCGTGGCCCGGCAGATCGACAACCCCGAGCGCGGGGTGAACGTGGTGTACCACGAGTTCGCCCACAAGCTCGATCAACTCGACGGTGCGGCCGACGGCATGCCGCCGCTCCCCTCGCCCGCCGACGAGTCGGCCTGGGTCCAGACGCTCGGCACGAACTACCGGCGGCTGCGGCGCCGCGGCAGCGACGGGCTGATCAGGGGGTATGCCGCGACGAATCCGGCCGAGTACTTCGCCGTGACCAGCGAGCTGTTCTTCACACGGCCGGTCGAACTGCGCGAACGCCACCCGCGGGTGTACCGGCGCTTGGCCGACTTCTACGGTCAGGAACCGGCCGACCGCCGCTGA
- a CDS encoding ABC transporter substrate-binding protein yields MTTRRWKKSVALFAAAGLLVAACGGDDDADTPDSEDTAEPTADEGGDTDEGSEPSDDDGDGDGDGDVEAGQEATGDVDTEVTEESVDEGVDRYGGSIAVGLEAEAVGLRPWEDSCSAPCYNIMVTLYDKLIEQDVNGEYRGYLAESFSSNDDFTVWTVNLRPGVTFHNGTELTAQTIADMFPIQQEGATASSQIGASNLASVEATGDLEVTYTLSSGNSAFPAFLARASLGMPFDPAAAAADIDGYSTNPIGTGPFMIETRDLDNETTVVRYDGYWGVDPEGNQLPYLDSISFRPIPDEQARLDALLSGTVDAIQSLRQGTIRDARAARDGGAEIDLLEFQGNNVGGGMFNMAVAPFDDIRVRRGLTQMNSQEKVIEALGGTGISLPGTQWFSPDSPWWSQAAADAWPTFDFEAGVATLQGYIDDPDRSDGKAAGEPIDVELSCPPDPTLIAAMQVLEQTWAGSGMVNVELTSFDQQTHINNALGAENGFIGTHGAHCWRWSDQDDPSLSLNPALAPYSAEVAEAAGLPGVVSPLNFANYWNPEAFQAAQQAITTGDFDERFALYEQINLAIAEDVPVWYSGHTATMLATSSDIAGLNGWHLPNGDLGIGFPGAEGRWVEVFVAG; encoded by the coding sequence ATGACGACGCGACGATGGAAGAAGTCAGTCGCTCTCTTCGCAGCCGCCGGCCTGTTGGTCGCCGCATGCGGAGGCGACGACGACGCCGACACACCCGACAGCGAGGACACCGCCGAACCGACGGCCGACGAAGGTGGCGACACCGACGAGGGCAGCGAGCCGTCCGACGATGACGGCGACGGCGACGGCGACGGCGATGTCGAAGCCGGCCAGGAGGCGACCGGGGACGTCGACACCGAGGTCACCGAGGAGTCGGTCGACGAGGGCGTCGATCGGTACGGCGGATCGATCGCCGTCGGCCTGGAGGCCGAGGCCGTCGGTCTCCGCCCGTGGGAGGACTCCTGCTCCGCCCCGTGTTACAACATCATGGTCACGCTCTACGACAAGCTGATCGAGCAGGACGTCAACGGTGAGTACCGGGGCTACCTGGCCGAGTCGTTCTCGTCGAACGACGACTTCACGGTCTGGACGGTCAACCTCCGTCCCGGCGTGACGTTCCACAACGGGACCGAGCTGACGGCACAGACGATCGCCGACATGTTCCCGATCCAGCAGGAGGGCGCAACGGCGTCGTCGCAGATCGGCGCATCGAACCTCGCCAGCGTCGAAGCGACGGGCGATCTGGAGGTCACCTACACGCTCAGTTCGGGCAACTCCGCGTTCCCGGCCTTCCTCGCCCGCGCCTCGCTCGGCATGCCGTTCGACCCGGCCGCGGCAGCGGCCGACATCGACGGCTACAGCACGAACCCGATCGGCACCGGGCCGTTCATGATCGAGACCAGAGACCTCGACAACGAGACCACGGTCGTCCGCTACGACGGCTACTGGGGCGTCGACCCCGAGGGCAACCAGCTCCCGTACCTCGACTCGATTTCGTTCCGGCCGATCCCCGACGAGCAGGCTCGTCTCGACGCGCTCCTCTCGGGCACCGTCGACGCGATCCAGTCGCTGCGTCAGGGCACCATCCGTGACGCCCGGGCGGCACGCGACGGCGGCGCCGAGATCGACCTGCTCGAGTTCCAGGGCAACAACGTCGGTGGCGGCATGTTCAACATGGCCGTCGCCCCGTTCGACGACATCCGCGTCCGGCGTGGCCTGACGCAGATGAACAGCCAGGAGAAGGTCATCGAGGCACTCGGCGGCACCGGCATCTCCCTGCCGGGCACGCAGTGGTTCAGCCCCGACAGCCCGTGGTGGTCGCAGGCCGCCGCCGACGCCTGGCCGACGTTCGACTTCGAGGCCGGCGTCGCCACGCTGCAGGGCTACATCGACGACCCCGACCGTTCCGACGGCAAGGCGGCCGGCGAGCCGATCGACGTCGAACTCTCCTGCCCGCCCGACCCCACCCTGATCGCCGCGATGCAGGTGCTCGAGCAGACGTGGGCCGGCAGCGGCATGGTCAACGTCGAGTTGACCAGCTTCGACCAGCAGACGCACATCAACAACGCGCTGGGCGCCGAGAACGGCTTCATCGGCACGCACGGTGCCCACTGCTGGCGTTGGAGCGACCAGGACGATCCGTCGCTGTCGCTCAACCCGGCGCTGGCGCCGTACAGCGCCGAGGTGGCCGAGGCGGCCGGGCTGCCCGGTGTCGTCTCGCCGTTGAACTTCGCCAACTACTGGAACCCCGAAGCGTTCCAGGCTGCACAGCAGGCGATCACGACCGGCGATTTCGACGAGCGCTTCGCGCTGTACGAGCAGATCAACCTGGCGATCGCCGAGGACGTCCCGGTCTGGTACTCGGGTCACACGGCGACGATGCTGGCGACGTCATCCGACATCGCAGGCCTGAACGGCTGGCATCTGCCCAACGGTGATCTGGGTATCGGCTTCCCGGGCGCCGAAGGTCGCTGGGTCGAAGTCTTCGTGGCCGGCTGA
- a CDS encoding VOC family protein, whose amino-acid sequence MNPIESTVPWQGLNHLALITNDMDATVRFWHGVMGAPLVATIGTDTFRHYFFSFGPSHSVAFFEYIGHETNMVAKPAGVFDERAGQFDHLSLDLPDEAALTSLRERLTAAGTEVTDVVDHGLMRSIYFTDPNGIALEASWWADDPTGSEPDYADATYFQDPNPVPAFAELRAGGLESVPATKLVDEPVAV is encoded by the coding sequence ATGAACCCCATCGAGTCGACCGTGCCCTGGCAAGGACTGAACCACCTGGCCCTGATCACCAACGACATGGATGCGACCGTGCGGTTCTGGCACGGCGTCATGGGCGCGCCCCTGGTGGCGACGATCGGCACCGACACGTTCCGCCACTACTTCTTCTCGTTCGGCCCGTCGCACTCGGTCGCCTTCTTCGAGTACATCGGCCACGAGACCAACATGGTCGCCAAGCCTGCCGGCGTGTTCGACGAGCGGGCCGGCCAGTTCGACCACCTCTCCCTCGATCTCCCCGACGAGGCAGCGCTGACGTCGCTGCGCGAACGGCTGACGGCGGCCGGCACCGAGGTCACCGACGTGGTCGACCACGGACTCATGCGGTCGATCTACTTCACCGATCCCAACGGCATCGCACTCGAAGCATCGTGGTGGGCCGACGACCCGACCGGGAGCGAGCCCGACTACGCCGACGCCACGTACTTCCAGGACCCGAATCCGGTGCCGGCGTTCGCCGAACTCCGCGCCGGAGGGCTCGAGAGCGTGCCGGCGACCAAGCTCGTCGACGAACCGGTCGCCGTCTGA
- a CDS encoding enoyl-CoA hydratase/isomerase family protein, whose translation MELSTMSYEVRDRVAHVRFTRPEGANAVNPAFSADLRAVMVAIEFDDDVRAVSVTAEGKVFCAGGDLKLFHQAGDRVAELASDMLVDYHGAIYKMNSIPKPFVAGVRGAAGGAGLSLMSAFDLVVSGESAKYTMAYTRAGVTPDGTSSYFVARHIGLRRMLDLTLTNRVLDAAEAESWGLVNRVVADDDVDSACAALAQQLADGPAWALGHAKRVVYHGYENSLPTAGEYEGVVIAQSMRGHDGQEGIAAFVEKRSPDFIGE comes from the coding sequence ATGGAGCTGTCGACGATGTCCTACGAGGTGCGCGACCGGGTCGCGCACGTTCGCTTCACCCGCCCCGAAGGAGCGAACGCCGTGAATCCCGCGTTCTCCGCCGATCTGCGCGCGGTGATGGTGGCGATCGAGTTCGACGACGACGTCCGCGCGGTCTCGGTGACCGCCGAGGGCAAGGTGTTCTGCGCGGGCGGCGACCTCAAGCTGTTCCATCAGGCGGGTGACCGCGTGGCCGAGCTCGCCTCCGACATGCTCGTCGACTACCACGGCGCGATCTACAAGATGAACTCGATCCCGAAGCCGTTCGTCGCCGGTGTCCGTGGCGCCGCGGGCGGCGCCGGGCTCTCGCTGATGAGCGCATTCGATCTCGTGGTGTCGGGCGAGTCCGCCAAGTACACGATGGCGTACACCCGCGCCGGCGTCACGCCCGACGGCACGTCGTCGTACTTCGTCGCCCGCCACATCGGTCTGCGCCGCATGCTCGACCTGACGCTGACCAATCGGGTGCTCGACGCGGCCGAGGCCGAGTCGTGGGGGTTGGTCAACCGCGTCGTCGCCGACGACGACGTCGACTCGGCCTGCGCAGCGCTCGCGCAGCAGCTCGCCGACGGGCCCGCGTGGGCGCTCGGCCACGCGAAGCGGGTCGTGTACCACGGCTACGAGAACTCGCTGCCGACGGCGGGCGAGTACGAGGGCGTCGTCATCGCGCAGTCGATGCGGGGTCACGACGGCCAAGAGGGCATCGCGGCGTTCGTCGAGAAGCGATCGCCCGACTTCATCGGCGAATAG
- a CDS encoding alpha/beta hydrolase, with protein sequence MTSDPDRVAYDEFSMFHENAREWGLPYDEPPTVERIETSLRDGRSLSTLRWGTGDPEVVLIHGGAQNAHTWDTVALALDRPLIAPDLPGHGHSGSPAPDVGTRPDANAADLAEVIDGLAPRAALIVGMSLGGLTAIALASARPDLVRRLMLVDITPGVTGDKAKAIHDFVRGPATFPRFDDLLARTMEFNPTRSESSLRRGILHNALQLDDGSWVWRHRRDDYTAMGETDHPERRADITELWEHVEASTVPLTLVRGTREQSVVDDGDVEELRRRRTDAVVVEVDAGHSVQGDQPIELARIIETALGGTR encoded by the coding sequence GTGACGAGCGACCCGGACCGTGTGGCCTACGACGAGTTCTCGATGTTCCACGAGAACGCACGGGAATGGGGGCTGCCGTACGACGAGCCGCCCACGGTCGAACGGATCGAGACGTCGCTGCGCGACGGTCGGTCGCTCAGCACGCTGCGTTGGGGCACGGGCGACCCCGAGGTCGTGCTCATCCACGGCGGGGCGCAGAACGCACACACGTGGGACACGGTCGCGCTCGCGCTCGATCGTCCGCTGATCGCGCCCGATCTGCCCGGTCACGGCCACTCGGGCAGCCCCGCCCCCGACGTGGGCACTCGGCCCGACGCCAACGCCGCGGACCTCGCCGAGGTGATCGACGGCCTGGCGCCGCGTGCGGCCCTGATCGTCGGCATGTCGCTCGGCGGTCTCACCGCGATCGCGCTCGCCTCGGCCCGCCCCGACCTCGTCCGGCGGCTGATGCTCGTCGACATCACACCCGGTGTCACCGGCGACAAGGCGAAGGCGATCCACGACTTCGTCCGCGGTCCGGCGACCTTCCCGAGGTTCGACGACCTGCTCGCCCGCACGATGGAGTTCAACCCGACGCGATCTGAGAGCTCGCTCCGTCGCGGGATCCTCCACAACGCGTTGCAGCTCGACGACGGCAGCTGGGTGTGGCGTCACCGTCGGGACGACTACACCGCCATGGGCGAGACCGACCACCCCGAACGCCGGGCCGACATCACCGAGTTGTGGGAACACGTCGAGGCGTCGACGGTGCCGCTCACGCTGGTGCGCGGGACGCGCGAACAGTCGGTCGTCGACGACGGCGACGTGGAGGAGTTGCGCCGCCGCCGGACCGACGCCGTCGTGGTCGAGGTCGATGCCGGACACAGCGTGCAGGGCGACCAGCCGATCGAACTCGCACGCATCATCGAGACGGCGCTGGGAGGCACCCGATGA
- a CDS encoding ABC transporter ATP-binding protein yields the protein MADANTHGRRQRSEDDLLVVDDLRTHFHVPAGAVKAVDGVSFRLRRGTTLGVVGESGSGKTVLSRSVMGLTTAGNAVTTGSVLYDGLELVGRSPKEMKSLWGAEMAMVFQDPMTSLNPVVKIGRQLTEHMRHHLDIGKAEARAAAVELLKSVRIPEANERFDNYPHEMSGGMRQRVCIASALACSPKLLFADEPTTALDVTVQHQILNLLAQLQREHHMTMIMVTHDLGVVATRADEIAVMYAGRIVEKAPTSTLFSDMKHPYTQSLLWSIPKTSQPKHTRLSAIAGRPPDLINPPPGCKFAPRCAYAQPVCIEVEPPLQTDAAGHQYACHIPVGTPENTAAFESNLAAGLPQTLTAAGKMSAREDLVPDYSSIVGDAVDHRAVAEGLAHTNIQHSNIQGDPADGGFGQGTHVGQRRCAAACRRPGHGVPARRRPGGPRRVGHQLRSPQG from the coding sequence ATGGCTGACGCCAACACGCACGGCAGGCGGCAACGGAGCGAGGACGACCTCCTCGTCGTCGACGACCTCCGCACGCACTTCCACGTACCCGCCGGCGCCGTCAAAGCCGTCGACGGCGTCTCGTTCCGCCTCCGGCGAGGCACGACGCTCGGTGTCGTCGGCGAGTCCGGGTCGGGCAAGACCGTGCTCTCGCGGTCGGTGATGGGGCTCACCACCGCCGGCAACGCGGTCACCACCGGATCGGTGCTCTACGACGGCCTGGAGCTCGTCGGCCGGTCACCCAAGGAGATGAAGTCGCTGTGGGGCGCCGAGATGGCGATGGTCTTCCAGGACCCGATGACCTCGCTGAACCCGGTCGTCAAGATCGGTCGACAGCTGACCGAGCACATGCGCCACCACCTCGACATCGGCAAAGCCGAGGCGCGGGCCGCTGCGGTCGAACTCCTGAAGTCGGTCCGTATCCCGGAGGCGAACGAACGGTTCGACAACTACCCGCACGAGATGTCGGGCGGGATGCGCCAGCGCGTGTGCATCGCGAGCGCGCTCGCCTGCAGTCCGAAGCTGCTCTTCGCCGACGAACCGACGACCGCCCTCGACGTCACCGTGCAGCATCAGATCCTCAACCTGCTCGCACAACTGCAGCGCGAGCACCACATGACGATGATCATGGTCACCCACGACCTCGGTGTCGTCGCCACACGAGCCGACGAGATCGCCGTGATGTACGCCGGTCGGATCGTCGAGAAGGCGCCCACCTCGACGCTGTTCTCCGACATGAAGCACCCGTACACACAGTCGCTGCTCTGGTCGATCCCGAAGACGTCGCAGCCGAAGCACACACGGCTGAGCGCGATCGCCGGCCGTCCGCCCGACCTGATCAACCCACCTCCCGGCTGCAAGTTCGCGCCCCGCTGCGCCTATGCCCAACCCGTGTGCATCGAGGTCGAGCCGCCGCTGCAGACCGATGCCGCGGGCCACCAGTACGCGTGCCACATCCCGGTCGGCACCCCCGAGAACACCGCTGCGTTCGAGAGCAACCTCGCCGCCGGGCTCCCGCAGACCCTCACCGCTGCGGGCAAGATGTCGGCCCGCGAAGACCTCGTCCCCGACTACTCGAGCATCGTCGGCGATGCGGTCGACCACCGCGCCGTCGCCGAGGGACTCGCCCACACCAACATCCAGCACTCCAACATCCAGGGGGATCCAGCTGATGGCGGGTTCGGGCAAGGCACACATGTCGGCCAACGGCGATGCGCTGCTGCGTGTCGACGACCTGGTCATGGAGTTCCCGCTCGGCGGCGACCGGGTGGTCCACGCCGTGTCGGGCATCAGCTTCGAAGTCCTCAAGGGTGA
- a CDS encoding ABC transporter permease, with protein MRKVIISRLLRLAATLLAVTFLTFSLTSLLPGDPVNVILGVDSNQDPELVQKIRDDLGLDDPFIVRYGNWLWDAVVHFDLGESYVNRGQSVSGTIMDRIPVTGQLAFMAIIMAVLMAVPIGVLGAYRQGKWQDTVSSAGVQVALSIPNFIMGIFFIWLFAVQLQWLPSSNWNRISDKGLIENLKTAIMPAAALAMTQMAIFSRLVRADMVATLQENYILAAKAKGLNDRFILIRHALRPSSLSLMTIVGINFGALLGGTVVIETLFAVPGLGFRLINAINQRDILVIQGITVFVAAVYVIINTVVDLLYAVIDPRIRKG; from the coding sequence ATGCGCAAAGTGATCATCAGTCGACTGTTGCGGCTCGCAGCCACGCTGCTCGCCGTCACGTTCCTGACGTTCAGCTTGACGTCACTCCTCCCCGGGGATCCGGTCAACGTGATCCTCGGGGTCGATTCCAACCAGGACCCCGAGCTCGTCCAGAAGATCCGTGACGACCTCGGGCTCGACGACCCGTTCATCGTCCGCTACGGCAACTGGTTGTGGGACGCCGTGGTGCATTTCGACCTCGGCGAGTCGTACGTCAACCGCGGCCAATCGGTGAGCGGCACCATCATGGACCGCATCCCGGTCACCGGACAGCTCGCCTTCATGGCGATCATCATGGCCGTCCTGATGGCCGTGCCGATCGGTGTGCTCGGTGCCTACCGGCAGGGTAAGTGGCAGGACACGGTCAGCTCCGCCGGTGTGCAGGTGGCGTTGTCGATCCCCAACTTCATCATGGGCATCTTCTTCATCTGGCTGTTCGCGGTCCAGCTCCAATGGTTGCCATCGTCGAACTGGAATCGGATCAGCGACAAGGGCCTGATCGAGAACCTGAAGACCGCGATCATGCCGGCCGCCGCCCTCGCCATGACCCAGATGGCGATCTTCTCCCGCCTGGTCCGCGCCGACATGGTCGCGACGTTGCAGGAGAACTACATCCTGGCAGCGAAGGCCAAGGGCCTCAACGACCGGTTCATCCTGATCCGCCACGCGCTCCGACCGAGTTCGTTGAGCCTGATGACGATCGTCGGCATCAACTTCGGGGCACTGCTCGGTGGCACGGTCGTGATCGAAACGCTCTTCGCCGTACCCGGCCTCGGGTTCCGGCTCATCAACGCGATCAACCAGCGCGACATCCTCGTGATCCAGGGCATCACGGTCTTCGTCGCCGCCGTGTACGTGATCATCAACACGGTCGTCGACCTGCTGTACGCCGTCATCGACCCACGAATCCGGAAGGGCTGA
- a CDS encoding enoyl-CoA hydratase/isomerase family protein, with amino-acid sequence MTVDYAERFPSFTYDRPRDGVLRVTFDAPGLNSVGPDAHREIAEIWLEVDRDPDVQVAILQGAGKGFSAGGSFELIDGMINDYATRTRVMREARDLVWNVINCSKPIVSAIHGPAVGAGLVAGLLADVSVVGRTARIIDGHTRLGVAAGDHAAVCWPLLVGMAKAKYYLLTCDTLTGEEAERIGLVSLCVDDDRVHDEALVVADKLMAVSPSAMRWTKHSLNHWYRSAGPAFDASLALEFYGFGGPDVVEGLASHRERRPPEFTGPTSE; translated from the coding sequence ATGACCGTCGACTACGCGGAGCGGTTCCCGAGCTTCACCTACGACCGCCCGCGCGACGGCGTGCTGCGGGTGACGTTCGATGCGCCGGGCCTCAACTCGGTCGGGCCCGACGCACACCGCGAGATCGCCGAGATCTGGCTCGAGGTCGACCGCGACCCCGACGTGCAGGTGGCGATCCTCCAGGGCGCCGGCAAGGGGTTCTCCGCCGGAGGCAGCTTCGAACTGATCGACGGGATGATCAACGACTACGCCACCCGGACCCGCGTCATGCGCGAAGCCCGCGATCTGGTCTGGAACGTCATCAACTGCTCGAAGCCGATCGTGTCGGCGATCCACGGGCCGGCCGTCGGTGCCGGGCTCGTGGCCGGATTGCTGGCCGACGTCTCCGTCGTGGGTCGCACGGCTCGGATCATCGACGGCCACACCCGGCTGGGCGTCGCGGCGGGCGACCACGCCGCCGTGTGCTGGCCGCTGCTGGTCGGGATGGCCAAGGCGAAGTACTACCTCTTGACGTGCGACACGCTGACGGGGGAGGAGGCCGAGCGGATCGGGTTGGTCTCGTTGTGCGTCGACGACGACCGGGTGCACGACGAGGCGCTGGTGGTCGCCGACAAGCTGATGGCCGTGTCGCCGTCGGCGATGCGGTGGACGAAGCACTCGCTCAACCACTGGTACCGCTCGGCGGGGCCGGCGTTCGACGCCTCGTTGGCGCTCGAGTTCTACGGATTCGGCGGGCCCGACGTGGTGGAAGGCCTGGCGTCGCACCGCGAGCGGCGGCCGCCCGAGTTCACCGGTCCGACGTCGGAGTAG